A window from Cryptomeria japonica chromosome 1, Sugi_1.0, whole genome shotgun sequence encodes these proteins:
- the LOC131053685 gene encoding methylesterase 8-like codes for MCHFVMVHGSGYGAWCWYKVADLLLKAGHTVSSLDMAGGGIDPRDADTISSLQEYNQPLTDFFTALPSDEKVVLVGHSAGGFNLSFTMERFPDRIAAAVFVTAFMPLSGTTFSDVITELETSETPHITTEMGKKIRPHITRHFLSQNSPSWDLMLWDSLERKFPLWQEPLLYTVKNYGSVKRIYVVAKEDKLLVEAYQRKMIAENPPQMVYEIEGSDHTIVFSKPLHLAEVLIQIAKICV; via the exons ATGTGTCACTTTGTGATGGTGCATGGATCAGGCTATGGGGCTTGGTGCTGGTATAAAGTTGCAGATCTACTTCTGAAAGCCGGCCACACTGTATCTTCCCTTGACATGGCCGGCGGAGGTATAGATCCTAGAGACGCCGACACCATATCTTCTTTACAAGAGTACAATCAGCCACTCACAGACTTCTTTACAGCTCTTCCTTCAGACGAGAAA GTTGTATTGGTTGGTCACAGCGCTGGTGGATTCAATTTGAGTTTTACCATGGAGCGTTTTCCAGATAGAATTGCTGCTGCTGTCTTTGTTACTGCCTTCATGCCCCTCAGTGGAACAACTTTCTCCGATGTGATCACTGAG TTGGAGACTTCGGAGACTCCACATATTACTACGGAAATGGGAAAGAAAATCCGGCCACATATTACTAGACATTTTTTATCACAGAACAGTCCTTCTTGG GATCTAATGTTGTGGGATTCACTGGAGAGAAAGTTTCCTCTATGGCAAGAACCTCTTTTGTATACAGTTAAAAACTATGGAAGCGTTAAGAGAATATACGTTGTTGCGAAGGAAGATAAATTACTTGTGGAGGCGTACCAGAGAAAGATGATTGCAGAGAATCCTCCACAAATGGTTTACGAAATtgaaggatctgatcataccataGTGTTTTCCAAGCCTCTTCATCTGGCTGAGGTGCTCATACAAATTGCTAAGATATGTGTGTGA